One window of Streptomyces sp. NBC_00273 genomic DNA carries:
- a CDS encoding universal stress protein, producing the protein MSNTPVIAAVDGSEHSLRALEWARKEAVRHGCGLLVAHVLPDHAQLYAGRRASLHDASEPQEIPDPVRDWVRSLLGADGPGLPEGVAYEALEGSVPEALRVIGSQARMLVMGSRGRGGFASLLLGSSSRAVASTAACPVVVVPHAERGAAPGAAPEADADADADADAQQSAGRVVLGLHASETPEDVLTFAFTEAAVRGTTVQVVSAYAIPPSPTLVIDSPFAVIPPEGLADEGDGVPAEREMLRSQTERLAPLRERFPDVPVEQAAVPGDPAGRLVIASRAAALVVVGRHHPRRTAMSLAIGSVAHAVLHHAHGPVAVVPTLKDDV; encoded by the coding sequence ATGAGCAACACACCGGTGATCGCGGCCGTCGACGGTTCGGAACACAGCCTGCGGGCCCTGGAGTGGGCACGGAAGGAGGCCGTCCGGCACGGCTGCGGGCTGCTGGTCGCCCATGTACTTCCCGACCACGCCCAGTTGTACGCCGGGCGCCGGGCCTCGCTGCACGACGCCTCCGAGCCGCAGGAGATCCCCGACCCCGTACGCGACTGGGTCCGGTCCCTGCTCGGCGCCGACGGCCCCGGGCTGCCCGAGGGGGTCGCGTACGAGGCCCTGGAGGGCTCCGTGCCCGAGGCGCTGCGGGTGATCGGCTCGCAGGCCCGGATGCTGGTGATGGGATCCCGGGGCCGCGGCGGCTTCGCCAGCCTGCTGCTCGGCTCGAGCAGCAGGGCCGTGGCCAGCACGGCCGCCTGCCCGGTGGTGGTGGTCCCGCACGCGGAGCGCGGCGCCGCCCCCGGGGCCGCCCCCGAAGCCGACGCGGACGCGGACGCCGACGCGGACGCCCAGCAGTCGGCCGGGCGGGTGGTGCTCGGGCTGCACGCCTCCGAGACGCCCGAGGACGTACTGACCTTCGCCTTCACCGAGGCCGCCGTGCGGGGGACCACCGTCCAGGTGGTCTCCGCGTACGCCATCCCGCCCTCGCCGACCCTGGTGATCGACAGCCCCTTCGCGGTGATCCCGCCGGAAGGGCTGGCCGACGAGGGGGACGGCGTACCGGCCGAACGGGAGATGCTGCGGTCCCAGACGGAGCGGCTGGCGCCGCTGCGCGAGCGGTTTCCGGACGTCCCGGTCGAGCAGGCCGCGGTGCCCGGGGACCCGGCGGGCCGGCTGGTCATCGCCTCCCGCGCGGCAGCACTGGTCGTGGTGGGCCGCCACCACCCGCGGCGCACCGCCATGTCGCTGGCGATCGGCTCGGTGGCCCATGCGGTGCTCCACCACGCGCACGGACCGGTGGCGGTGGTCCCGACCCTCAAGGACGACGTCTGA
- the upp gene encoding uracil phosphoribosyltransferase, which translates to MRLQVVDHPLVAHKLTTLRDKRTDSATFRRLADELVTLLAYEATRDVRTEQADIETPVAPTTGVKLSAPRPLIVPILRAGLGMLDGMVRLLPTAEVGFMGMVRNEETLEASTYATRMPEDLSGRQVYVVDPMLATGGTLVAAIQELIKRGADDVTAVVLLAAPEGVEIMERELAGTPVTVVTAAVDERLNEHGYIVPGLGDAGDRMYGSAE; encoded by the coding sequence GTGCGTTTGCAGGTCGTCGATCACCCCTTGGTGGCGCACAAACTCACCACCCTGCGCGACAAGCGCACCGACTCCGCCACCTTCCGGCGCCTCGCCGACGAGCTGGTGACCCTGCTCGCGTACGAGGCCACCCGGGACGTGCGCACGGAGCAGGCCGACATCGAGACCCCGGTCGCCCCGACCACCGGCGTGAAGCTCTCGGCCCCCCGGCCGCTGATCGTTCCGATCCTGCGGGCGGGCCTGGGCATGCTGGACGGCATGGTGCGGCTGCTGCCGACCGCCGAGGTGGGCTTCATGGGCATGGTCCGCAACGAGGAGACCCTGGAGGCCTCCACGTACGCGACGCGCATGCCGGAGGACCTCTCGGGTCGCCAGGTCTACGTCGTCGACCCGATGCTCGCCACCGGCGGCACGCTGGTCGCGGCGATCCAGGAGCTGATCAAGCGCGGCGCCGACGACGTCACGGCCGTGGTGCTGCTGGCCGCGCCCGAGGGCGTCGAGATCATGGAGCGCGAGCTGGCGGGCACGCCGGTGACGGTGGTGACGGCCGCGGTGGACGAGCGGCTCAACGAGCACGGCTACATCGTGCCGGGCCTGGGTGACGCAGGCGACCGGATGTACGGCTCGGCGGAGTAG
- a CDS encoding LytR C-terminal domain-containing protein, with amino-acid sequence MSMLTPPGMGGKYRVTGAAYPRMSRKRSRTRIVLAVLGSILALALVGYGALQLIDVFRGDSPKRNTAAGAKDCPTTPPGTAAKGGPGAASTAPAAAKPAVVLPPPGEITVNVYNATPRAGLAKAVGDELAKRGFLIGHVGNAPADFDKKVPGTGILLGSPTTDKAVFAVLGTQLAGTTQQTDTRETADVDLILGDAFKELSTKEDADRALALLANPVPASKNC; translated from the coding sequence ATGAGCATGCTCACTCCCCCCGGCATGGGCGGAAAGTACCGCGTCACGGGAGCCGCCTACCCCCGTATGAGTCGTAAGCGGAGCCGTACCCGGATCGTCCTCGCCGTGCTCGGCTCGATCCTTGCGCTGGCCCTGGTCGGCTACGGGGCCCTGCAGCTCATCGACGTGTTCCGGGGCGACAGCCCCAAGCGGAACACGGCTGCGGGTGCCAAGGACTGCCCGACGACGCCTCCCGGTACCGCCGCCAAGGGCGGCCCCGGCGCCGCCTCCACCGCCCCGGCCGCCGCCAAACCGGCCGTCGTGCTCCCCCCGCCCGGGGAGATCACGGTCAACGTCTACAACGCGACGCCGCGCGCGGGCCTGGCCAAGGCCGTCGGTGACGAGCTGGCCAAACGCGGCTTCCTGATCGGCCACGTGGGCAACGCCCCGGCCGACTTCGACAAGAAGGTCCCCGGCACGGGGATACTGCTGGGCTCCCCCACGACCGACAAGGCGGTCTTCGCCGTACTCGGCACGCAGCTCGCCGGCACCACCCAGCAGACCGACACCCGCGAGACCGCGGACGTCGACCTGATCCTGGGCGACGCCTTCAAGGAGCTGAGCACGAAGGAGGACGCGGACAGGGCGCTGGCCCTCCTGGCCAACCCCGTGCCCGCGTCCAAGAACTGCTGA
- a CDS encoding type II toxin-antitoxin system VapB family antitoxin, with amino-acid sequence MIFKRIGSGRPYPDHGRETTRQWADVAPRPVRLDQLVTTKGQLDLETLLAEDSTFYGDLFAHVVKWRGDLYLEDGLHRAVRAALQQRQVLHARVLEMD; translated from the coding sequence GTGATCTTCAAGCGCATCGGAAGCGGACGGCCCTACCCGGACCACGGCAGGGAAACCACCCGGCAGTGGGCGGACGTCGCGCCGCGCCCGGTCCGGCTCGACCAGCTCGTGACGACCAAGGGCCAGCTGGACCTCGAAACGCTGCTCGCCGAGGACTCCACCTTCTACGGCGACCTGTTCGCGCACGTCGTGAAGTGGCGGGGCGACCTCTACCTGGAGGACGGGCTGCACCGCGCCGTGCGCGCCGCCCTCCAGCAGCGCCAGGTGCTGCACGCGCGCGTCCTCGAGATGGACTGA
- a CDS encoding helicase HerA-like domain-containing protein codes for MSESTDPALPADRTGPAGPAEEIAAGYAFTGPALDLGALLWDDDCLPDRQIRIPLGMLGRHGLVAGATGTGKTKTLQLIAEQLSAGGVPVFLADVKGDLSGISVPGTAGDRVDERARDVAQSWEPTGYPCAFYSLGGIGPGVPLRSTVTSFGPVLMSKVLELNQTQEQSLGLIFHYADTKGLELIDLKDLRAVVAFLVSDQGKPELKGIGGLSTVTAGVILRALTAFEQQGASEFFGEPEFDTNEFLRTAADGRGLVSVLELPAVQDKPQFFSTFLMWLLADLYNDLPEVGDLEKPKLVFFFDEAHLLFNGASKAFLAAITQTVRLIRSKGVGIFFVTQTPKDVPSDVLAQLGNRVQHALRAFTPDDAKALKATAKTFPHSAYDLEELLTRLGTGEAVITVLSEKGAPTPVAATRLRAPQSLMGPVAAADLEQAVKSSPLWSRYAEPVDRESAYEKISAEQAAAEARAEAAAAAAEAEKQAKEAEKEAVRAARSAPKPDPSLAEQVVGSGLFRSLARSIGTQLGREISRSIFGTARRRR; via the coding sequence ATGAGCGAGAGCACCGACCCGGCCCTTCCGGCGGACCGAACGGGCCCGGCGGGCCCGGCCGAGGAGATCGCCGCCGGGTACGCGTTCACCGGCCCCGCGCTCGACCTCGGGGCCCTCCTCTGGGACGACGACTGCCTGCCCGACCGTCAGATCCGCATCCCTTTGGGGATGCTGGGCCGCCACGGACTGGTCGCCGGAGCCACCGGAACCGGCAAGACCAAGACGCTCCAGCTCATCGCCGAACAGCTGTCGGCGGGCGGCGTCCCCGTCTTCCTCGCGGACGTCAAGGGCGACCTCTCGGGGATCTCGGTTCCCGGGACGGCGGGCGACCGGGTCGACGAACGGGCCCGGGACGTGGCCCAGTCGTGGGAGCCCACCGGATACCCCTGCGCGTTCTACTCGCTGGGCGGGATCGGCCCGGGGGTCCCGCTCCGGTCCACGGTCACCAGCTTCGGCCCGGTGCTGATGTCGAAGGTGCTCGAGCTCAACCAGACGCAGGAGCAGTCCCTCGGCCTGATCTTCCACTACGCCGACACCAAGGGCCTGGAGCTGATCGACCTCAAGGACCTGCGCGCGGTCGTCGCTTTCCTCGTCTCCGACCAGGGCAAACCCGAACTCAAGGGGATCGGCGGCCTGTCCACGGTGACGGCCGGGGTGATCCTGCGGGCGCTCACCGCCTTCGAGCAGCAGGGCGCGTCGGAGTTCTTCGGCGAGCCCGAGTTCGACACGAACGAGTTCCTGCGGACGGCCGCCGACGGGCGCGGGCTGGTCTCCGTACTGGAGCTCCCGGCGGTGCAGGACAAGCCGCAGTTCTTCTCCACCTTCCTGATGTGGCTGCTGGCCGACCTCTACAACGACCTGCCGGAGGTCGGCGACCTGGAGAAGCCCAAGCTCGTCTTCTTCTTCGACGAGGCGCACCTGCTCTTCAACGGGGCCTCGAAGGCATTCCTCGCGGCCATCACCCAGACGGTCCGGCTCATCCGCTCCAAGGGCGTCGGCATCTTCTTCGTGACGCAGACCCCCAAGGACGTGCCGTCGGACGTCCTCGCCCAGCTCGGCAACCGGGTGCAGCACGCGCTGCGCGCCTTCACCCCCGACGACGCCAAGGCCTTGAAGGCGACGGCGAAGACCTTCCCCCACTCCGCGTACGACCTGGAGGAGCTGCTCACCCGGCTGGGCACCGGCGAGGCGGTCATCACCGTGCTCAGCGAGAAGGGCGCCCCCACCCCGGTCGCGGCGACCCGACTGCGCGCCCCGCAGTCGCTGATGGGACCGGTCGCGGCGGCCGACCTGGAGCAGGCCGTGAAGTCCTCGCCGCTCTGGTCGCGCTACGCGGAGCCGGTCGACCGCGAGTCGGCGTACGAGAAGATCAGCGCCGAACAGGCGGCCGCGGAGGCGCGGGCGGAGGCCGCCGCGGCCGCTGCCGAAGCCGAGAAGCAGGCCAAGGAGGCGGAGAAGGAGGCCGTGCGGGCCGCGCGCAGCGCCCCGAAGCCGGATCCCTCGCTGGCCGAGCAGGTGGTGGGGAGCGGGCTGTTCCGCTCGTTGGCCCGGTCGATCGGGACACAGCTGGGCCGGGAGATCTCGCGCTCGATCTTCGGGACGGCGCGCAGGCGCCGTTGA
- the opcA gene encoding glucose-6-phosphate dehydrogenase assembly protein OpcA: MRTELTDTTSSKVNRALLEARRAIGSPTMGLVLTLVLATDEENAYDAVRAASEASREHPCRIIAVIRRTSRGSHKLRANRVDAELRVGSDAGTGEIVLLRLHGALTEHAGSVVLPLLLPDAPVVAWWPADAPTDLARDPLGALAQRRITDAAAAFDPVGVLDERAAGYQPGDTDLAWTRLTPWRSLLAAALDQKPLPVTGAAVESEPDNASAELLARWLEDRLGVPVARVASEGPVITGVSLQTAAGEIRVDRPAGVLATLSLPQSPDRRVALKIRSGAELIAEELRRLDADVVYGSALRRRPLQTGLSA; the protein is encoded by the coding sequence ATGCGGACCGAACTCACCGACACCACGTCCAGCAAGGTCAACCGAGCCCTGCTCGAAGCCCGCCGGGCGATAGGCAGCCCGACCATGGGGCTGGTGCTGACCCTCGTCCTCGCCACCGACGAGGAGAACGCCTACGACGCCGTGCGCGCGGCCTCCGAGGCCTCGCGCGAACACCCCTGCCGCATCATCGCGGTCATCAGGCGGACCTCCCGCGGCTCGCACAAGCTCCGCGCGAACCGCGTCGACGCCGAACTGCGGGTCGGCTCCGACGCCGGGACCGGCGAGATCGTGCTGCTGCGCCTGCACGGGGCGTTGACCGAGCACGCCGGCTCGGTCGTCCTGCCGCTGCTCCTGCCGGACGCGCCGGTGGTGGCCTGGTGGCCGGCCGACGCGCCCACCGACCTGGCGCGCGATCCGTTGGGCGCGCTCGCGCAGCGCCGGATCACGGACGCGGCCGCCGCCTTCGACCCGGTCGGCGTGCTCGACGAGCGGGCCGCCGGCTACCAGCCCGGCGACACCGATCTGGCTTGGACCCGCCTCACGCCGTGGCGCTCGCTGCTGGCCGCGGCCCTGGACCAGAAGCCGCTGCCGGTGACCGGCGCGGCGGTGGAGAGCGAGCCCGACAACGCGAGCGCGGAGCTGCTGGCGCGCTGGTTGGAGGACCGGCTGGGGGTGCCGGTGGCCCGGGTGGCGAGCGAGGGCCCGGTGATCACCGGGGTCAGCCTGCAGACCGCGGCCGGGGAGATCCGGGTGGACCGGCCCGCGGGCGTGTTGGCCACCTTGAGCCTGCCGCAGAGCCCCGACCGCAGGGTGGCACTGAAGATCCGCAGCGGCGCCGAACTGATCGCGGAGGAACTGCGCCGCCTCGACGCGGACGTGGTCTACGGCTCCGCGCTGCGGCGGCGGCCGCTCCAGACGGGGCTCTCCGCGTAG
- a CDS encoding cupin domain-containing protein: MTEIATRAATAEAIYDAPGSLITLLTDTAELTCNTATFEEGAAGAPVHFHTKATEFFHVTAGRLDILVDDEIHTLGAGDFIAVPPGVKHAFAPAAGHTAAVFVGFTPGMGRFDYYRLLGRVNAGEATVQDIRDSSATYDNHYAESPVWSGRRRSAEP, encoded by the coding sequence ATGACAGAGATCGCGACCCGCGCCGCCACCGCCGAAGCCATCTACGACGCCCCCGGCAGCCTCATCACCCTGCTCACCGACACCGCCGAGCTCACCTGCAACACCGCCACCTTCGAGGAGGGCGCGGCGGGCGCCCCGGTGCACTTCCACACCAAGGCCACCGAGTTCTTCCACGTCACCGCCGGCCGGCTCGACATCCTCGTCGACGACGAGATCCACACCCTGGGCGCCGGCGACTTCATCGCGGTCCCGCCGGGCGTGAAGCACGCCTTCGCCCCCGCCGCCGGCCACACCGCCGCCGTCTTCGTCGGCTTCACCCCCGGCATGGGCCGCTTCGACTACTACCGGCTCCTCGGCCGGGTCAACGCGGGCGAGGCCACCGTGCAGGACATCAGGGACAGCTCGGCGACCTACGACAACCACTACGCGGAGAGCCCCGTCTGGAGCGGCCGCCGCCGCAGCGCGGAGCCGTAG
- a CDS encoding HhH-GPD-type base excision DNA repair protein: MDKDITIRLAQQPEADALLGRSPLAALVGMLLDQQVPMEWAFSGPWTIAQRLGADDLDAHTIAAYDPEAFATLLSEKPAVHRYPGSMATRVQQLCAYLVEHYDGNAEAVWADAATGQELLKRLKALPGFGEQKAQIFLALLGKRFGVRPTGWREAAGGYGQANVYRSAADITGPESLAKVRAHKQEMKAAAKATKATKTTKTTKATKATKATRAAGGS; the protein is encoded by the coding sequence ATGGACAAGGACATCACCATCCGGCTGGCACAGCAGCCGGAGGCCGACGCGCTGCTCGGCCGGAGCCCGCTCGCCGCACTCGTCGGAATGCTGCTGGACCAGCAGGTGCCGATGGAGTGGGCGTTCTCGGGGCCCTGGACGATCGCCCAGCGGCTGGGCGCCGACGATCTCGACGCGCACACGATCGCCGCGTACGACCCGGAGGCCTTCGCGACCCTGCTCTCCGAGAAGCCCGCCGTCCACCGGTATCCGGGATCGATGGCGACGCGCGTCCAACAGCTGTGCGCTTACCTCGTCGAGCACTACGACGGGAACGCGGAGGCGGTCTGGGCCGACGCCGCGACGGGCCAGGAGCTGCTGAAGCGCCTCAAGGCGCTGCCGGGCTTCGGGGAGCAGAAGGCACAGATCTTCCTCGCCCTGCTGGGCAAGCGGTTCGGCGTGCGTCCGACGGGCTGGCGGGAGGCCGCGGGCGGGTACGGCCAGGCGAACGTCTACCGCTCGGCGGCCGACATCACCGGCCCGGAGTCCCTGGCCAAGGTGCGGGCGCACAAGCAGGAGATGAAGGCCGCCGCGAAAGCCACGAAAGCCACGAAGACCACGAAGACCACGAAGGCTACGAAGGCTACGAAGGCCACCAGGGCCGCAGGCGGCTCCTGA
- a CDS encoding VOC family protein, whose protein sequence is MSEFSEGAPCWVDAMFADVEGAKTFYADVLGWTFGEASSEYGNYTQAYSDGKAVAAVVPPMPGADAPSQWCLYFASPDAAATAEKVRTNGGEVLMGPMQVGTFGTMLIAKEPSGAVFGVWQPGEHKGFEKTGEPGSYAWAEVFTRDPAKADAFLPKVFPYGAQQMDPGEDPEMAGMDFKVFSVGGAGNPVLGRMKMDDDFPPDLPPYIQVYFGVPDCDEAVSKTQKHGGKLHFGPMDSPFGRFAAVTDPQGAAFAVIDMSTTVGEMPSFG, encoded by the coding sequence ATGTCCGAGTTCTCCGAAGGCGCTCCCTGCTGGGTGGACGCGATGTTCGCCGACGTGGAGGGGGCCAAGACCTTCTACGCGGACGTGCTGGGCTGGACCTTCGGCGAGGCCAGCAGCGAGTACGGCAACTACACGCAGGCCTACTCCGACGGCAAGGCCGTCGCCGCCGTGGTCCCGCCGATGCCGGGGGCCGACGCACCCTCCCAGTGGTGTCTGTACTTCGCTTCGCCCGACGCGGCGGCCACAGCCGAGAAGGTGAGGACCAACGGCGGCGAGGTGCTGATGGGTCCGATGCAGGTGGGCACCTTCGGCACGATGCTGATCGCGAAGGAGCCGAGCGGCGCGGTCTTCGGCGTCTGGCAGCCGGGCGAGCACAAGGGCTTCGAGAAGACGGGCGAGCCGGGCTCGTACGCGTGGGCGGAGGTCTTCACCCGGGATCCGGCCAAGGCGGACGCCTTCCTGCCGAAGGTCTTCCCGTACGGCGCCCAGCAGATGGACCCGGGCGAGGACCCCGAGATGGCCGGCATGGACTTCAAGGTCTTCAGCGTCGGCGGCGCCGGGAACCCGGTGCTCGGCCGGATGAAGATGGACGACGACTTCCCGCCGGACCTGCCGCCCTACATCCAGGTCTACTTCGGGGTGCCGGACTGCGACGAGGCGGTGTCGAAGACCCAGAAGCACGGCGGGAAGCTGCACTTCGGCCCGATGGACAGCCCGTTCGGCCGGTTCGCGGCGGTCACCGACCCGCAGGGCGCCGCCTTCGCCGTAATCGACATGTCGACAACAGTGGGTGAGATGCCGAGCTTCGGCTGA
- a CDS encoding DoxX family protein gives MSTTAVVFALVGAFMVGFSAASMFLGAKWVVEPLAEYGVPRSWWTWLATAKAAGAVGLAVGVFVPAIGIAAAIGVALYFAGAVITVLRAKSYAHVAFPVIYAAPAVVALALGFNG, from the coding sequence ATGTCCACCACCGCTGTTGTCTTCGCCCTGGTCGGCGCGTTCATGGTCGGATTCTCGGCGGCATCGATGTTCCTTGGGGCGAAGTGGGTCGTGGAGCCGCTGGCCGAGTACGGGGTTCCGCGCTCGTGGTGGACCTGGCTCGCCACCGCTAAGGCGGCCGGCGCGGTGGGCCTGGCGGTGGGCGTCTTCGTCCCCGCGATCGGCATCGCGGCGGCGATCGGGGTCGCCCTGTACTTCGCGGGCGCCGTGATCACGGTGCTGCGGGCGAAGTCCTACGCCCACGTGGCCTTCCCGGTGATCTACGCGGCTCCGGCGGTCGTGGCCCTGGCCCTCGGCTTCAACGGTTGA
- a CDS encoding ATP-grasp domain-containing protein codes for MTDQVFLIPARPTATAGLLAEAAARRGMTVRALGPGFGELAGRAVHWCGGPHAAARVARALGLGLLEPPDDWLTRLPERFTGRRIELTTLGRAARELTGSGRPAFVKPPREKSFPPAVYGPGSPLPRSLPAATPVLVSEVVDFAAEYRLFLLDGEVAAGSRYAVHGRLDPAPLDDDARGADVRGFAAALLAATGTGLPSAVTVDVGLVGATGRYAVVEANMPWFSNSYAARPEAVLDVVLRAAGPLHRVRAADLPYVTP; via the coding sequence ATGACGGACCAGGTGTTCCTGATACCGGCCCGGCCGACCGCCACGGCCGGGCTGCTCGCCGAGGCCGCCGCGCGCCGGGGGATGACCGTCCGGGCCCTCGGCCCCGGCTTCGGTGAACTGGCCGGCCGGGCCGTGCACTGGTGCGGTGGCCCGCACGCCGCCGCACGGGTGGCCCGGGCGCTCGGGCTGGGGCTGCTGGAGCCGCCCGACGACTGGCTCACGCGGCTGCCCGAACGGTTCACGGGCCGCCGGATCGAGCTGACCACCTTGGGCCGGGCGGCGCGGGAGCTGACCGGATCCGGGCGGCCGGCGTTCGTGAAGCCGCCGCGCGAGAAGTCCTTCCCGCCCGCCGTGTACGGGCCCGGCTCGCCGCTGCCCCGGTCCCTGCCCGCCGCCACCCCCGTGCTGGTCTCGGAGGTGGTGGACTTCGCCGCCGAGTACCGGCTGTTCCTGCTCGACGGGGAGGTCGCCGCCGGAAGCCGGTACGCCGTCCACGGGCGCCTGGACCCCGCCCCCCTCGACGATGACGCGCGCGGGGCGGACGTACGCGGCTTCGCGGCCGCGTTGCTCGCCGCGACGGGCACCGGGCTGCCCAGCGCCGTCACCGTCGACGTCGGCCTCGTCGGCGCGACGGGCCGGTACGCCGTGGTCGAGGCCAACATGCCGTGGTTCTCGAACAGTTATGCCGCCCGGCCCGAGGCCGTCCTGGACGTGGTCCTGCGCGCGGCCGGCCCGCTGCACCGCGTCCGCGCCGCCGACCTGCCCTACGTGACCCCGTAG
- a CDS encoding phosphorothioated DNA-binding restriction endonuclease: MDWLERTATLRQWTKGGARAPHKPLLFLYALGRFQQDADGELIYSAVEEELQRLLAEYGPPNKTTPAYPFHHLTSDGVWEVRTQDGLGSPGSAVRELRATGAAGRLAPELRTALRREPSLLGRMARVLLDLHFPPSLHGDLCEAVGLELEPAETGRPSSARRSRDRRMRELVLTAYEYQCAFCGYDGRIGAVPVGLEAAHVRWWAFDGPDDVDNGLCLCSLHHKLFDKGVLGVGDGHRILVSQRFVGHSPAAREHVIALSGRPLIGPQPGVRPVAPHHRSWHTAQVFHGTPRPGADLPRASPQAGSHTRRGA; the protein is encoded by the coding sequence ATGGACTGGCTGGAGCGGACCGCGACACTGCGGCAGTGGACCAAGGGCGGTGCCCGCGCTCCGCACAAGCCGCTGCTCTTCCTCTACGCCCTCGGCCGGTTCCAACAGGACGCCGACGGCGAGCTGATCTACAGCGCGGTGGAAGAGGAACTGCAGCGGCTGCTGGCCGAGTACGGTCCGCCCAACAAGACGACGCCCGCCTACCCCTTCCACCATCTGACCAGCGACGGGGTCTGGGAAGTGCGCACCCAGGACGGACTCGGCAGTCCCGGCAGCGCGGTGCGCGAGCTGCGGGCGACCGGGGCTGCGGGGCGGCTGGCTCCGGAGCTGCGGACGGCACTGCGGCGGGAGCCTTCGCTATTGGGCCGGATGGCGCGCGTACTGCTCGACCTGCACTTCCCGCCCTCCCTGCACGGCGACCTGTGCGAAGCGGTCGGACTGGAGCTGGAGCCGGCGGAGACCGGGCGGCCGTCGTCAGCACGGCGGTCGAGGGACCGGCGGATGCGGGAGCTGGTGCTGACGGCTTACGAGTACCAGTGCGCCTTCTGCGGTTACGACGGCCGGATCGGGGCGGTCCCGGTCGGGCTGGAGGCCGCGCACGTGCGCTGGTGGGCGTTCGACGGCCCGGATGACGTCGACAACGGCCTGTGCCTGTGCTCACTGCACCACAAGCTCTTCGACAAGGGTGTCCTCGGTGTGGGTGACGGCCACCGCATCCTCGTCTCACAGCGCTTCGTCGGGCACAGCCCCGCGGCCCGCGAGCACGTCATAGCCCTCTCGGGCCGCCCGCTCATCGGCCCACAGCCCGGCGTCCGCCCGGTGGCGCCGCACCACCGCTCTTGGCACACCGCCCAGGTGTTCCACGGCACCCCGCGCCCCGGCGCGGATCTTCCCCGAGCCAGCCCTCAAGCGGGCTCGCACACCCGTCGCGGTGCATGA